DNA from Bradyrhizobium diazoefficiens USDA 110:
CCTTGAACCGCATGTGATGAGTCTATCCATCGTGTGGATGTGTTCTATCGAAACAATCGATTTTACCAAACTGGGGGAGGTTGGATAGCAAACTGAAGTTTGGAAAAAGCAATTAGACGCGCCACGATGGTTTCCGGTCGTTCACGTGAGCTAAGAGAAGAGCTCCCAGACGTGGGAGCGCACCATGGGCGCGCGTTGTTGTTTCTCCTTAAGCGTGGCCGTTCGAACGCCAAGCGCGTCCCGATAAACGTTGGTATGCAGATATCATCCGTTTCCATATTTCAGGTTTACCCGCGTACAATTGAGGGCGCGTTCAGCCTCATTCTAGTGTCGAAGAATAGAGGCAGACGCAGGTTGCGGATGCCAAGAATTCCAGGCGCCGTTCCAAATGGCTCGCCTGTCCAGTGCATGTGGGGCGTGTCGAAGATGTATAAAAGCCAGTGTGATCTGATGCCGCTCCGATGCGCCATCGATGAGGCTTGCGCGCCGATGGCCGGCCCTCAGACGTCAAAGCGCCGGAGGGCGATGCGACTGCAGGCACAAAAGCTCGCTGGTGCAGACAGGTTCTGGCTAGCCCAACCGCCTCGTCGGCAGCTTCCGAGTTATCGTGAGCGCGGCATCAACCGCACGAGGGTGCAATCAAGCGATCGCTCCGTCGCGCAAAGGCCAGCGGCGCGGAGTAGGCGAGCAGTGCCGAGCTCCGACAGAGCATGGCGGCGCATCTCAGCATTCATCGGCGGTTCGGCGAATAGCGAATTGACGTGACCATCCCCGCTCTTCATTCCACCGGCGCAAGGAAGCTCGCCATGAACATTGCCGTCTCCCCGACTGCGGAAGGATCTTCTGGGCGCGCTCAAGTGCAGTGGAGCCTTCGTTGGGAAAGTGAACTGCAGCTCGCCGATCATGCCGAGCTCGCGGAGTTCTTCCGCAAGAGTTACGGACCGACGGGTGCGTTCAATGCGCAGCCGTTTGAGCGGAGCCGAAGTTGGGCTGGAGCAAGACCCGAGCTCCGCGTAATTGGTTACGACGCGCGCGGGGTAGCGGCTCACATCGGGCTACTGCGCCGCTTCATCAAAGTTGGTGAAGTCGATCTCCCTGTGGCCGAACTGGGGTTGTATGCGGTGCGCCCCGATCTCGAGGGG
Protein-coding regions in this window:
- a CDS encoding NodA family N-acyltransferase; the encoded protein is MNIAVSPTAEGSSGRAQVQWSLRWESELQLADHAELAEFFRKSYGPTGAFNAQPFERSRSWAGARPELRVIGYDARGVAAHIGLLRRFIKVGEVDLPVAELGLYAVRPDLEGHGIGHAMRVMYPALQELGVPFGFGAVRSALEKHLTRLVERQGLATLMRGIRVRSTLPDVYPNLSPTRIEDVIVVVFPVGRSISEWPAGTVIDRNGPEL